From one Rosa rugosa chromosome 4, drRosRugo1.1, whole genome shotgun sequence genomic stretch:
- the LOC133743306 gene encoding probable receptor-like protein kinase At1g11050 codes for MMKLGGFLLFVSLSLQLALISTQSTNSTNTTTSCPMDLSYVLRIPFNSSLCRNFQGPPKTPQMDITQIPCCQTLLSLYGIALAQHLKETTLFQLPNLPTSNSCLQNFQSKLTSLSLPSTLVSYCFDPSQFVITPNICAHIESSQDWVSKFNGTTALDSSCRPDLTDLSSCDACVAAGLKVQQQLIAVDGNSSHSRDCWYFTILYAAGIINEFGPESNGAVTCIFSLSLDSNVGSPKKSNTGLIFGLTGAGVAVFVMSSLLGLYFWYDRRWRNKRVVGSRMDSGFDLDEREARIRVRPNTGSIWFKIQDLEKATNNFSQKNFIGRGGFGLVYKGVLSDGTTVAVKKVIESDFQGDAEFCNEVEIISNLKHRNLVPLRGCCVVEGEDNYEERGSNRYLVYDYMPNGNLDDHLFLSLSSSQRGIERRPLTWPQRKGIILDVAKGLAYLHYGVKPAIYHRDIKATNILLDVDMRARVADFGLAKQSMEGQSHLTTRVAGTHGYLAPEYALYGQLTEKSDVYSFGVVVLEIMCGRKALDLSSLGSPRAFLITDWAWSLIKSGKVEEALDKSLLKEGDSVNSNPKSIMERFLLVGILCAHVMVALRPSILDALKMLEGDIEVPPIPDRPMPLGHPSCYGDGNTFSISPALSGPRLHSGDMLRFIGE; via the exons ATGATGAAGCTAGGTGGGTTTCTGTTGTTTGTGTCTCTCTCCCTACAACTCGCTCTCATCTCTACCCAATCCACAAACTCAACCAACACAACCACATCATGCCCCATGGATCTGAGCTATGTCCTTAGAATCCCCTTCAACTCCTCCTTATGCCGAAACTTCCAAGGCCCTCCCAAAACCCCACAAATGGACATCACCCAGATCCCATGCTGCCAAACCCTCTTGTCTCTCTATGGAATAGCCCTTGCCCAGCACCTCAAAGAAACCACTCTGTTTCAACTCCCCAACCTACCCACCTCAAACTCCTGCCTCCAGAATTTCCAGTCCAAGCTCACCTCCCTCTCCCTCCCTTCCACTTTGGTCTCCTACTGCTTTGACCCTTCACAGTTTGTCATCACCCCCAACATCTGTGCCCATATTGAGTCTTCCCAAGACTGGGTCTCCAAGTTCAATGGCACCACTGCTCTGGATTCTTCCTGCCGACCAGACCTTACTGATCTCTCCTCCTGCGACGCTTGCGTGGCCGCGGGCCTCAAGGTTCAGCAACAGTTGATCGCCGTTGATGGTAACTCTTCTCACTCTAGAGATTGTTGGTACTTTACAATTCTTTATGCTGCTGGTATCATCAATGAGTTTGGACCTGAGAGCAATGGTGCTGTGACTTGTATTTTTAGTTTGTCATTGGATTCTAATGTGGGCTCGCCCAAAAAGAGCAACACAGGTCTTATTTTCGGCCTCACCGGTGCTGGGGTTGCTGTGTTTGTTATGTCTAGTTTGTTGGGGTTGTATTTTTGGTATGACAGGAGGTGGAGGAACAAAAGGGTTGTTGGGTCGAGAATGGATTCTGGTTTTGATTTGGATGAAAGAGAGGCTAGGATTAGAGTTAGACCCAACACGGGTTCCATTTGGTTTAAAATTCAGGACCTTGAGAAGGCTACTAATAACTTTTCGCAGAAGAATTTCATAGGCCGAGGTGGATTTGGTCTTGTTTACAAGGGTGTTCTATCTGATGGAACTACTGTTGCTGTTAAGAAAGTTATAGAGTCTGATTTTCAAGGGGATGCTGAATTCTGCAATGAGGTTGAGATTATTAGCAATTTGAAGCATCGGAATCTGGTTCCGCTTAGAGGGTGTTGTGTGGTTGAGGGGGAGGACAATTATGAAGAGAGGGGAAGTAACAGGTACCTTGTATATGATTACATGCCGAATGGAAATCTAGATGACCATCTATTTCTTTCTCTGTCTAGTAGTCAGCGTGGAATTGAAAGGAGGCCCTTGACTTGGCCTCAAAGGAAGGGCATAATCTTGGATGTGGCCAAGGGACTAGCTTATTTGCATTATGGAGTGAAGCCTGCAATATATCACAGAGATATTAAGGCAACAAACATACTACTAGATGTAGATATGAGAGCAAGAGTGGCAGATTTTGGGCTCGCAAAGCAAAGTATGGAAGGCCAGTCTCATCTAACAACTAGAGTGGCAGGGACTCACGGGTATTTGGCCCCTGAATATGCTCTTTATGGACAGCTGACCGAGAAGAGCGATGTTTATAGCTTTGGAGTTGTTGTTTTGGAGATCATGTGTGGGAGAAAAGCTCTTGATCTATCTTCCTTGGGATCCCCGCGAGCATTCTTGATCACGGATTGGGCTTGGTCATTAATAAAATCTGGGAAAGTTGAAGAGGCCTTAGACAAATCACTGTTGAAAGAGGGGGACAGTGTCAATTCAAATCCAAAGAGCATAATGGAAAGATTTTTGCTTGTTGGGATTTTGTGTGCTCATGTAATGGTTGCTTTACGGCCTAGCATTTTGGATGCACTGAAAATGTTGGAAGGGGATATTGAGGTGCCACCGATTCCAGATAGGCCAATGCCTCTTGGTCACCCTTCATGTTATGGCGACGGTAATACTTTCAGCATATCACCAGCTTTGAGCGGGCCAAGATTACATAGTGGAGACATGCTCAG GTTTATCGGAGAGTGA
- the LOC133746229 gene encoding endoglucanase 5 — protein MMFMRSCTKIAQVSLALLMLLGVEAATASEFNYGEALDKSLLFFEAQRSGKLLPNQRVKWRSDSGLKDGLAQGVDLVGGYYDAGDHVKFGLPMAFTVTMLSWGAIEFRKEITDLDQLGQTLWAIRWGTDYFIKAHPQPNVLWGQVGDGNSDHYCWERAEDMTTPRNAYKIDENHPGSDIAGETAAALASAAIAFKPYNSSYSNLLLVHAKQLFSFADRFRGLYDESIEDAKDFYTSSGYSDELLWAAAWLYEATNDDYYLKYVVDNAVYMGGTGWSVKEFSWDNKYAGVQILLTKVLLEGRGGAYTSTLKQYQAKADYFACACLQKNDGYNVHTTPGGLLYVREWNNLQYVTSASFLLAVYSDYLSAANAKLNCPEGQIQPQEVLNFAKSQVDYILGKNPKSMSYIVGYGAKYPVHVHHRDASIPSISVLHAVVGCVQGFEIWYHRTEGNPNVVYGALVGGPDQNDNFSDDRSNYEGTEPTISGTGPLVGLFSKLQSLNGGFNRGSPKSHTPTPSAYHPETTAPPKKSDTPIKFLHSITSTWTVAKTSYYRHKVILKNTSQKPITNVKLVLGNLEGPLWGLSPTPQKNTYELPQWQKVLQPGAECTFVYVQGGPQAKISIQSYN, from the exons ATGATGTTCATGAGGAGCTGCACCAAAATTGCACAAGTCTCCCTAGCTTTGCTAATGCTACTTGGTGTGGAAGCAGCCACTGCTTCAGAGTTTAACTACGGCGAGGCTTTAGACAAGAGTTTGCTCTTTTTCGAGGCACAAAGATCTGGTAAACTGCTCCCAAACCAGCGAGTCAAGTGGCGCAGTGACTCAGGACTTAAGGATGGCCTAGCTCAAGGG GTGGACCTGGTTGGAGGGTATTATGATGCAGGGGATCATGTGAAATTTGGACTACCAATGGCATTCACAGTGACAATGCTTTCATGGGGAGCTATTGAGTTCAGGAAGGAGATCACAGATTTAGACCAATTAGGTCAGACATTATGGGCCATTAGATGGGGCACTGACTATTTCATCAAAGCACATCCACAGCCTAATGTTCTTTGGGGACAG GTAGGAGATGGGAACTCTGATCACTATTGTTGGGAGCGCGCAGAGGACATGACAACTCCAAGAAATGCTTACAAAATTGATGAAAATCATCCCGGTTCAGACATTGCTGGTGAAACTGCAGCTGCCTTGGCCTCAGCTGCCATAGCTTTCAAGCCTTACAACTCTTCCTACTCCAATCTCCTCTTAGTTCATGCAAAAcag CTTTTCTCATTTGCAGATAGATTCCGAGGATTATATGATGAATCCATTGAAGATGCTAAGGACTTCTACACCTCATCGGGTTACTCC GACGAGCTACTATGGGCTGCGGCATGGCTCTACGAAGCAACCAACGATGACTACTACCTCAAGTATGTGGTGGACAATGCCGTGTATATGGGTGGAACTGGATGGTCAGTCAAAGAGTTTTCTTGGGATAACAAATATGCTGGTGTCCAAATCCTTCTCACAAAG GTTTTGTTAGAGGGAAGAGGTGGTGCATATACTTCCACACTGAAACAATATCAGGCCAAAGCAGATTACTTTGCCTGTGCTTGTCTGCAGAAAAATGATGGCTACAATGTCCACACAACTCCTG GGGGCTTGTTATACGTGCGTGAATGGAACAACTTGCAGTATGTTACTTCTGCTTCGTTTCTTCTAGCAGTTTACTCCGATTATCTCTCTGCTGCAAATGCCAAGCTCAATTGTCCGGAAGGACAAATTCAACCTCAAGAGGTCCTCAACTTTGCAAAGTCTCAGGTTGACTACATTCTTGGTAAAAACCCCAAGTCAATGAGCTACATAGTTGGGTATGGAGCAAAGTATCCAGTTCATGTACACCACAGAGATGCTTCCATTCCTTCTATATCAGTTCTTCATGCTGTGGTTGGATGTGTGCAAGGATTTGAGATATGGTATCACCGCACTGAGGGAAATCCTAATGTCGTCTATGGGGCACTTGTGGGAGGTCCTGACCAGAATGACAACTTCTCCGATGACCGCTCCAACTATGAAGGGACAGAGCCTACAATTTCTGGCACTGGTCCCCTAGTAGGCCTCTTCTCTAAGCTACAGAGTTTAAATGGTG GTTTCAATAGAGGATCACCAAAATCCCATACACCCACACCAAGTGCCTATCACCCTGAAACAACAGCACCCCCAAAAAAATCAG ATACTCCTATCAAATTCCTTCACTCTATAACTAGCACATGGACTGTTGCAAAAACAAGTTATTATCGACACAAGGTGATACTAAAGAACACATCCCAGAAACCGATAACAAATGTGAAGCTGGTGCTTGGAAACCTCGAAGGGCCGTTATGGGGTCTCTCTCCAACTCCACAGAAGAACACATATGAGCTTCCTCAATGGCAGAAAGTCCTGCAGCCTGGCGCCGAGTGCACTTTTGTTTACGTTCAAGGTGGCCCTCAGGCAAAGATATCTATTCAAAGCTACAATTGA
- the LOC133744522 gene encoding uncharacterized protein LOC133744522 produces MRNDRVPVGLGNLITLGVLDGTRMPGKTRRCCGLKIAQVADLAYRLALPPSMSGVHNVFHVSMLRKYVQDESHAIDYGTIEVNVDTTFVVEPVRILDRSTKQLRRKEVDLVKVLWSHHDMGDPSWELELDMRAKYPQLFVDECA; encoded by the exons atgagaaatgataGAGTCCCAGTTGGATTAGGAAACCTGATCACATTAGGAGTCCTTGATGGTACTAGGATGCCTGGGAagactaggagatgctgtggctTGAAGATTGCTCAA GTAGCAGATTTGGCTTACAGGCTTGCCTTACCTCCTAGTATGTCCGGTGTGCATAATGTGTTCCATGTGTCCATGCTAAGGAAGTATGTCCAGGATGAGTCACATGCGATCGATTATGGTACGATTGAAGTGAATGTGGATACGACCTTTGTTgttgaacctgttcgtatcTTGGATAGGTCAACAAAGCAACTTCGAAGGAAGGAAGTTGACTTGGTCAAGGTATTGTGGAGTCACCATGACATGGGTGATCCTTCTTGGGAGTTGGAGTTGGATATGAGAGCGAAGTACCCACAGTTGTTTGTTGATGAGTgtgcttga